The following proteins are encoded in a genomic region of Temnothorax longispinosus isolate EJ_2023e unplaced genomic scaffold, Tlon_JGU_v1 HiC_scaffold_369, whole genome shotgun sequence:
- the LOC139824419 gene encoding uncharacterized protein: protein MTMTIPLLPEQYFTEAYHILCNTCEENDPDYEKIKEFLIYVEKTWLSKALKISVYECPVKTNNAVESFCNVINKKLGDHHPNMWLFLEKLGNVIMDQTIDLKRLHNNEEVRSVRSRKSIERDVKIFEAQIDLISGRLPLQQFLRMFIGKLDDYRWKESFTVQSTYRCSTRRNTSCQGLAIVSEDGQVTVTSLHDHPPNDMVARTVGSINEFRYPVSYGAERCRRARYVTVTVDKRFKYRTANA from the exons ATGACAATGACAATACCATTGCTGCCAGAACAGTACTTCACAGAAGCTTATCATATATTGTGCAATACCTGTGAAGAAAATGACCCTGACTATGAGAAGATAAAAGAATTCTTAATTTACGTTGAAAAGACGTGGTTATCTAAGGCTTTAAAAATAAGCGTGTATGAATGCCCTGTCAAAACAAACAATGCCGTTGAAAGtttttgtaatgtaataaataaaaaattgggcGACCATCATCCAAACATGTGGTTGTTTTTAG agaAACTAGGAAATGTCATAATGGATCAAACAATTGATTTAAAGCGTTTACACAATAATGAGGAAGTACGGTCTGTACGATCACGAAAGAGCATAGAAAGAgatgtgaaaatttttgaagCACAAATCGATCTGATATCTGGAAG ATTACCTCTTCAACAATTTCTACGTATGTTTATTGGTAAATTAGATGACTATCGTTGGAAGGAAAGTTTTACTGTCCAAA GTACATACAGATGTTCGACTCGTCGTAACACTAGCTGTCAAGGATTAGCGATAGTCAGCGAAGATGGCCAAGTAACCGTTACCTCTTTGCATGATCATCCTCCTAATGACATGGTGGCACGTACAGTGGGGAGCATTAATGAGTTCCGTTACCCGGTGAGCTACGGTGCAGAGCGGTGCAGGCGAGCGCGCTACGTTACCGTCACGGTCGATAAAAGGTTCAAATACAGAACCGCGAACGCGTAA